A part of Pectinatus sottacetonis genomic DNA contains:
- the secD gene encoding protein translocase subunit SecD — protein MKRESFLKLAVVVIAVIAVFIMFIKPLAFSIRQGLDLQGGTHVVLEGVDTPQAKVNDDAMNRVVKIMENRVNAMGLTEPIIQREGQRRVIVELPGVKNPDKAINILGKTAMLEFRDEDGNTVLTGTDLKDAREETDQQGQNLVSLEFSPEGAKKFAKLTEENVGRTISILLDGKVLTAPRVNEPITGGKAVITGNRSLEEAHNLALLLRSGALPVKVKIIETRTVGPTLGQDSKDKSEFAFTIGVGAVVLFMLFFYRVSGFIADISLMAYVLILLFALKMLNATLTLPGIAGIILSVGMAVDANVLIFEHFKEEIRSGKTLRWAMDSGFKRAFTTIFDSNLTTIIAAVVLFFFGTGPIRGFAITLGLGVILSMFTAITMTQYLLKWLIASNIIHNPHLFGASLFTEKAVKK, from the coding sequence TTGAAGCGGGAAAGTTTTTTGAAACTCGCTGTCGTAGTCATTGCTGTAATCGCGGTTTTTATTATGTTCATAAAACCTTTAGCATTTTCGATACGACAAGGGCTTGATTTACAAGGTGGAACACACGTAGTCCTAGAGGGAGTTGATACTCCCCAGGCAAAAGTCAATGACGATGCCATGAATCGTGTAGTAAAAATAATGGAAAACAGAGTCAATGCTATGGGGCTGACTGAACCTATTATTCAGCGCGAAGGACAGCGTCGTGTAATAGTAGAACTGCCAGGAGTAAAAAATCCTGACAAGGCTATAAATATTCTAGGAAAAACAGCTATGCTGGAATTCCGGGATGAAGACGGCAATACTGTTCTTACGGGTACAGACTTAAAGGATGCTCGGGAAGAGACTGACCAACAAGGACAAAATCTTGTTTCTCTTGAATTTAGTCCTGAAGGTGCCAAAAAATTTGCCAAATTGACAGAAGAAAATGTAGGACGTACTATTTCCATTTTGCTTGATGGGAAGGTACTTACAGCGCCTCGTGTAAACGAACCGATTACAGGCGGCAAAGCTGTCATAACAGGAAATCGTTCCCTTGAAGAAGCACATAACCTTGCTTTACTACTTCGTTCAGGAGCACTTCCAGTAAAAGTAAAAATTATTGAAACACGTACAGTAGGTCCAACACTTGGACAAGATTCAAAAGATAAAAGTGAATTTGCTTTTACTATCGGTGTAGGTGCCGTTGTCTTATTTATGCTGTTTTTCTACAGAGTTTCTGGTTTTATTGCCGATATAAGTTTAATGGCTTATGTTTTAATTTTATTATTTGCCCTAAAAATGCTCAATGCCACATTAACACTACCAGGGATTGCCGGAATAATATTATCTGTTGGTATGGCGGTAGATGCCAATGTATTAATTTTTGAACATTTTAAAGAAGAAATCCGGTCTGGAAAAACACTGCGCTGGGCGATGGATTCCGGCTTTAAACGTGCATTTACCACTATTTTTGATTCTAATCTGACTACAATAATAGCTGCTGTAGTTTTATTCTTCTTCGGTACCGGTCCTATCCGCGGCTTTGCTATAACGCTTGGTCTAGGCGTTATTTTAAGTATGTTTACTGCTATAACTATGACACAATATTTGTTAAAATGGCTTATAGCTTCTAACATAATACATAATCCGCACTTATTCGGTGCTTCTTTATTTACAGAAAAGGCGGTGAAAAAATGA
- the htpX gene encoding zinc metalloprotease HtpX, whose translation MNMLKTTALMALLMALLVAVGGFVGGQHGALIMFVIALGMNFFSYWFSDSIVLKMSGAHEVNAEDAPTLYKLIAELTTRAGLPMPRVYVIETEAPNAFATGRNPSHAAVAVTTGIMKTLEYDELAGVLGHELTHVKNRDILISSIAATFAAAISMLANMAQWAAIFGFGRNNDNDDNGGILGLLATIIIAPLAATIIQMAISRSREYAADKGGGEICGNPLALASALEKIEYYARHMATIPYASQSTEHMYIINPFSGKNMSFATLFSTHPATADRIKRLKEQATNNSLTK comes from the coding sequence ATGAATATGTTAAAAACAACTGCACTAATGGCTCTGCTGATGGCATTACTTGTAGCTGTCGGCGGATTTGTCGGCGGACAACATGGTGCTCTTATAATGTTTGTAATCGCCCTAGGTATGAATTTTTTTTCATACTGGTTTAGTGATTCTATTGTATTAAAAATGTCCGGTGCTCATGAAGTAAATGCTGAAGATGCACCTACCTTGTATAAGCTAATTGCCGAACTGACTACACGTGCTGGTCTGCCTATGCCCCGCGTATACGTTATTGAAACCGAAGCCCCAAATGCCTTTGCCACAGGCAGAAATCCCAGCCATGCAGCTGTAGCCGTCACTACTGGAATAATGAAAACACTCGAATATGATGAGTTGGCAGGCGTTCTAGGCCATGAATTAACACATGTTAAAAACCGTGATATCCTGATTAGCTCTATAGCTGCAACCTTTGCCGCAGCTATATCTATGTTGGCAAACATGGCACAATGGGCTGCTATATTTGGTTTTGGACGCAATAATGATAATGACGATAACGGTGGAATACTTGGTCTTTTAGCCACTATAATCATTGCTCCTTTAGCAGCAACTATTATTCAAATGGCAATTTCCCGTTCACGTGAATACGCTGCTGATAAAGGCGGTGGTGAAATATGCGGCAATCCGCTTGCCCTCGCTTCCGCACTGGAAAAAATAGAATATTATGCCCGCCATATGGCAACAATACCCTATGCTTCCCAATCTACAGAACATATGTATATAATAAATCCATTTTCTGGAAAAAACATGTCATTTGCAACACTTTTTTCCACTCATCCGGCAACAGCAGATCGTATAAAACGCTTAAAAGAACAAGCAACAAATAATTCACTTACAAAATAA
- the nth gene encoding endonuclease III — protein sequence MRVTKKIKAEMIERLESVYHDTKSALEFSNPFELLVAVILSAQCTDVRVNITTRRLFKKADTPAKILNMGIVKLEEEIHDCGLFHNKAKNIFNTCEKLCNEYKGQVPKNYEDLLSLPGVGRKTANVVSSIAFNRPAIAVDTHVFRVSNRLKLAEGTTPAEVEKGLQKAIPKEKWSKAHHWLIWHGRKICKARHPLCQQCPLNDLCPSASLVN from the coding sequence GTGCGTGTTACAAAGAAAATTAAAGCAGAAATGATTGAACGTTTGGAAAGTGTTTATCACGATACGAAGTCTGCTTTGGAATTTTCTAATCCATTTGAATTACTTGTGGCAGTGATATTATCTGCGCAGTGTACTGATGTGCGGGTAAATATTACTACGCGACGGTTATTTAAGAAAGCAGATACTCCTGCAAAAATATTAAATATGGGAATAGTAAAACTTGAAGAGGAAATTCATGATTGTGGACTTTTTCATAATAAGGCCAAAAATATTTTTAATACTTGTGAAAAACTTTGTAATGAATATAAAGGACAAGTTCCAAAAAATTATGAAGACCTTCTTTCATTGCCAGGTGTAGGGCGAAAAACTGCTAATGTCGTTTCAAGTATAGCTTTTAATCGTCCAGCAATAGCGGTTGATACGCATGTATTTAGGGTGTCTAACCGTTTAAAATTAGCTGAAGGTACTACACCGGCAGAAGTGGAAAAAGGGTTGCAAAAGGCAATTCCTAAAGAAAAATGGTCAAAAGCGCATCATTGGCTTATATGGCACGGGCGCAAAATTTGCAAGGCAAGGCATCCATTGTGCCAGCAATGTCCCCTCAACGATTTATGTCCTTCGGCATCACTTGTTAATTAA
- a CDS encoding N-acetyltransferase, whose translation MIYRNAVFTDVEAIHELVYSYAEKGLMLARSRNQLYETLRDMVVVENDKGEIVGTGGLHIVWDGIAEVRTLAVSEKAVRQHIGTKIVKRLIDDGKKLGVKKFFTLTYQPEFFNSLGFYEVSKDELPQKVWKECIDCPKFPNCDEIAMVLK comes from the coding sequence ATTATTTATCGTAATGCAGTTTTTACTGATGTAGAGGCAATTCATGAATTAGTATATTCATATGCCGAGAAAGGCCTTATGCTGGCACGCTCCCGTAATCAATTATATGAAACACTGCGTGATATGGTAGTTGTAGAAAATGATAAGGGAGAAATAGTAGGGACAGGTGGACTTCACATTGTTTGGGATGGTATAGCTGAAGTACGTACTTTAGCAGTATCAGAAAAAGCTGTACGACAGCATATTGGAACAAAAATAGTAAAACGTCTTATTGATGATGGGAAAAAATTAGGAGTAAAAAAATTTTTTACTTTGACTTATCAGCCGGAGTTTTTTAATTCATTGGGATTTTATGAAGTAAGTAAAGATGAATTGCCACAAAAAGTGTGGAAGGAATGTATTGACTGTCCTAAATTTCCTAATTGTGATGAAATTGCCATGGTACTTAAATAA
- a CDS encoding PP2C family protein-serine/threonine phosphatase, translating to MEIKTAIAKTTRYAMEFNGDTCDIAERPQGGISLILADGQGHGLPAHHTSGLVVNRAVSLISDGTRDGAVARAVHDYLYAAKDKKVSCTLTVISADMDTETVVMSRNSNCPVIVKTDDYTCVYDENVNPIGVHHHTKPLIYELPLSPGMVIVSYTDGISSAGRKVNSQKADFKKIMDIIKNNPPEDVSFIVNSIMDYALQLDNNKAGDDMTVIAMGICEKDSTPVKIHRVTASFPF from the coding sequence ATGGAAATAAAAACCGCAATAGCTAAAACAACCCGCTATGCCATGGAATTTAATGGTGATACTTGTGATATTGCTGAACGCCCGCAAGGCGGCATATCACTTATTCTTGCAGATGGTCAGGGCCACGGCCTTCCGGCACACCATACCAGCGGATTAGTGGTTAACCGGGCAGTATCGCTTATCAGCGACGGAACACGTGATGGCGCTGTTGCTCGTGCTGTCCACGATTATCTCTATGCGGCCAAGGATAAAAAAGTTTCCTGCACCCTTACAGTTATAAGTGCAGATATGGATACTGAAACAGTTGTCATGAGCCGCAATTCTAACTGTCCTGTAATTGTAAAGACAGATGATTACACTTGTGTATATGATGAAAATGTTAATCCTATAGGCGTTCATCACCATACTAAACCACTTATTTATGAACTTCCCTTAAGCCCCGGCATGGTTATTGTATCCTATACTGACGGTATCTCGTCTGCCGGCAGAAAGGTTAACAGCCAAAAAGCTGATTTTAAAAAAATTATGGATATTATAAAAAATAATCCACCTGAAGATGTTTCTTTCATCGTAAATAGTATTATGGACTATGCCTTACAACTTGATAATAATAAAGCTGGCGATGACATGACGGTTATTGCTATGGGAATTTGTGAAAAAGACAGCACCCCAGTAAAAATTCATCGGGTTACGGCATCATTTCCCTTCTAG
- the secF gene encoding protein translocase subunit SecF produces the protein MKRFDIVGHRKIWYSFSSLIIIAGLICMFTKGFNLGIDFTGGTLIDLKFEQAVNINDVRKTMDDYGLGNSQIQLSGKSNNSLKATDVMIRTKDLSQSERQNIMSGLKQKLGNYKVLREEKVGATIGRELIMNAVWATLLSWLLIIAYVSYRFEFKFGLAAILALVHDTLVVLSIFSLTQKEIDSSFIAAILTIVGFSVNDTIVIFDRIRENLKLHFRRGGDIEELANHSIYQTLTRSIYTVTTVLVTTISLYVFGGDTTRDFAFALIVGFAFGSYSSIFTATPLWLTFREYSEKRHAQKRINANAAK, from the coding sequence ATGAAACGGTTTGATATTGTAGGCCATCGGAAAATATGGTATTCTTTTTCCTCCTTGATCATTATTGCCGGTCTTATCTGCATGTTTACCAAGGGATTTAATTTAGGCATAGATTTTACTGGCGGTACATTGATAGATTTAAAATTCGAACAAGCCGTAAATATAAATGATGTCCGTAAAACAATGGATGATTATGGTTTAGGCAACAGCCAGATACAATTGTCAGGAAAAAGCAACAATTCATTAAAAGCCACCGATGTAATGATCCGTACTAAAGATTTATCGCAATCAGAACGACAAAATATAATGTCTGGCTTAAAGCAAAAACTAGGTAATTATAAAGTACTGCGAGAAGAAAAAGTTGGTGCAACAATTGGGCGAGAATTAATAATGAATGCCGTCTGGGCAACACTTTTATCATGGCTGCTAATTATTGCATATGTTTCCTATAGATTTGAATTCAAATTTGGTTTAGCCGCTATTCTGGCATTAGTCCATGATACATTGGTAGTATTGAGTATATTTTCTTTAACACAAAAGGAAATAGATTCATCCTTTATTGCTGCTATTTTAACTATTGTTGGCTTCTCTGTTAATGATACAATAGTAATTTTTGACCGTATCCGAGAAAATTTAAAACTGCATTTCCGTCGTGGCGGTGATATTGAAGAATTAGCCAATCACAGTATCTACCAAACTCTTACCCGCTCTATATATACAGTAACTACTGTTTTGGTAACAACTATATCATTGTATGTTTTTGGTGGTGATACAACTAGAGACTTTGCTTTTGCCCTAATAGTAGGTTTTGCTTTTGGTTCATATTCTTCCATATTTACAGCAACGCCGCTGTGGCTGACATTTCGTGAATACAGTGAAAAAAGACATGCTCAAAAGCGCATTAACGCTAACGCTGCAAAATAA
- the rd gene encoding rubredoxin, with protein MKKWVCSVCGWIYDEEKGDPDYDLAPGVPFEDLPDDFVCPLCGVGKDQFELQE; from the coding sequence ATGAAAAAATGGGTTTGCTCTGTCTGCGGATGGATTTATGATGAAGAAAAAGGAGATCCTGATTACGATTTAGCACCAGGAGTACCATTTGAAGATTTGCCTGATGATTTTGTGTGTCCATTGTGCGGTGTTGGTAAGGATCAGTTTGAACTGCAGGAATAA
- the yajC gene encoding preprotein translocase subunit YajC, with protein MNIEQLQSFAFPVLLVVIFYFLLYRPQKRQQKKRQEMLSAVKVGSRVVTIGGIYGEVLSINEDRIRLKIAENVEIDLSRSAISSNISKEKNDAANAK; from the coding sequence ATGAACATTGAACAGTTACAATCTTTTGCCTTTCCCGTACTGCTGGTAGTTATTTTTTATTTTCTGCTCTATCGTCCTCAAAAAAGGCAGCAAAAAAAGCGCCAGGAAATGCTTAGTGCCGTTAAGGTAGGCAGCCGTGTTGTAACTATCGGCGGTATTTATGGTGAAGTATTATCGATAAATGAAGACCGCATAAGATTAAAAATTGCAGAAAATGTAGAAATTGATCTTTCACGTTCTGCCATCAGTAGTAATATCAGCAAAGAAAAAAATGACGCAGCTAACGCAAAATAA
- a CDS encoding late competence development ComFB family protein yields the protein MNIHVKNCMESFVIEMIEKMIKSYPNACKCDQCLNDMAALALNHLPPKYVGTDIGDTYTRLDIYNKDQYAEIMQVVAQAIEIVSKNPHHNTTSKEKKLE from the coding sequence ATGAATATACATGTTAAAAACTGTATGGAAAGTTTTGTCATAGAAATGATAGAGAAAATGATAAAATCTTATCCTAATGCCTGTAAATGCGATCAATGTCTTAATGATATGGCAGCACTAGCACTTAATCATTTACCACCTAAATATGTGGGGACAGATATTGGTGACACGTATACGCGATTGGATATTTATAATAAGGATCAATACGCGGAAATAATGCAGGTAGTGGCACAGGCTATAGAAATAGTTAGTAAAAATCCTCATCACAATACAACTTCTAAAGAAAAGAAACTGGAGTGA
- a CDS encoding YjbE family putative metal transport protein (Members of this highly hydrophobic protein family,regularly are found preceded by the yybP-ykoY manganese riboswitch (see RF00080). A metal cation transport function is proposed.) has protein sequence MLCSIRQGLFVYLWKKVLLLEGLLSWEWLTALSGILLLDLVLSGDNAILIALACKNLPQKHHLKAMVIGCAGAVIIRIILTVFATKLLSMAGIQFIGGLALFYIALKLLDNNHHAKSLKSSYTLIGAIKTIMLADFIMSIDNVLSMAGVANTVPAQKWSLIICGLVISLPIVIGGAQLFLFIMNKFPALIYAGSAILGFTSAKMLLMDNLIGQYLLPFSIWLEILFISVTILWGLYKNGHSVKS, from the coding sequence ATATTATGTTCTATAAGGCAGGGTCTTTTTGTATACTTATGGAAGAAGGTTTTATTACTGGAAGGATTATTATCATGGGAATGGCTTACCGCTCTGAGCGGAATACTTCTGCTTGACCTGGTGCTCAGTGGTGACAATGCGATTTTAATAGCACTTGCCTGCAAAAATCTGCCACAAAAACATCATCTAAAGGCAATGGTTATCGGCTGTGCCGGTGCTGTTATAATTCGCATAATACTTACAGTATTTGCCACTAAACTATTATCAATGGCCGGTATTCAATTTATCGGCGGACTGGCATTATTCTATATTGCTTTAAAACTACTTGACAATAACCATCATGCTAAATCTCTTAAATCATCATATACACTCATAGGCGCAATAAAAACTATAATGCTGGCAGATTTTATAATGAGCATCGATAATGTATTATCAATGGCTGGTGTAGCTAATACAGTCCCCGCACAAAAATGGAGCCTCATAATCTGCGGTCTAGTTATAAGCCTGCCAATTGTAATAGGCGGTGCCCAATTATTTCTATTTATAATGAATAAATTTCCTGCACTAATTTACGCAGGCAGTGCTATTTTAGGTTTTACCTCGGCTAAAATGCTCCTTATGGATAATCTGATCGGTCAATATCTTCTTCCTTTTAGTATCTGGCTGGAAATATTATTCATCTCCGTAACTATACTGTGGGGTCTTTATAAAAACGGCCATTCCGTTAAATCCTGA
- a CDS encoding pyridoxamine kinase, producing MKQKKIALINDITGFGRCSTTVELPIISALKVQACPFPTAILSAHTGFPAYFMNDYTQNMRPYMKNWQKLHLHFDGILTGFLSSQEQIKLVLEFIEIFKNEQPAALSPLLIVDPVMGDNGKLYSSYTPQLCKEMKKLLADADIITPNLTEACNLLDMNYPEHGIISNNRLFSMCEQLTRLHTNDHSTIKIIITGINRGKSIGNFIYENNTGKIMEFTKIGREHSGTGDAFVAIIAASLVKNESLISSVAKAAEFVKKSLIYTEYLNIPWNEGICFEEYLTTLK from the coding sequence ATGAAACAAAAAAAAATAGCACTTATCAATGATATAACCGGATTTGGCAGATGTTCAACAACCGTTGAGCTGCCTATTATTTCTGCCCTTAAAGTACAAGCCTGTCCTTTTCCCACAGCCATTTTATCTGCACATACGGGTTTTCCTGCATATTTTATGAATGATTACACACAAAACATGCGGCCATATATGAAAAACTGGCAAAAATTACATCTACATTTTGATGGTATCCTTACCGGCTTTTTGAGCTCACAAGAACAAATTAAACTCGTATTAGAGTTTATAGAAATCTTTAAAAATGAACAACCAGCAGCTCTGTCACCGCTTCTTATAGTAGATCCGGTAATGGGAGATAATGGTAAATTATATTCGTCTTATACACCACAGCTATGTAAAGAAATGAAAAAACTCCTGGCTGATGCAGACATCATAACTCCTAATCTGACAGAAGCCTGTAATTTACTAGATATGAATTATCCCGAACACGGAATAATTAGTAATAATCGACTTTTTTCCATGTGTGAACAATTAACAAGGCTTCATACTAACGATCATTCTACTATAAAAATAATTATAACTGGCATTAACCGCGGTAAAAGCATCGGCAATTTTATCTATGAAAATAATACAGGAAAAATTATGGAATTCACAAAAATCGGCAGGGAACACTCCGGCACGGGTGATGCTTTTGTTGCAATTATTGCTGCATCATTAGTAAAAAATGAATCTTTGATTTCTTCCGTAGCCAAAGCGGCCGAATTTGTAAAAAAATCTTTAATTTATACAGAATATTTAAATATTCCTTGGAATGAGGGCATTTGTTTTGAAGAATATCTTACTACTTTAAAATAA
- the tgt gene encoding tRNA guanosine(34) transglycosylase Tgt — MPAITYELIKQCPVTGARAGILHTPHGSFETPIFMPVGTQASVKTLSPEELKQLGAGIILSNTYHLFLRPGTNIVREAGGLHKFMNWDRGILTDSGGFQVFSLGDLRKISEEGVEFRSHIDGSKKFLSPEIATKAQMDLGADIIMAFDECIPYPAEYDYAKKSTQRTLRWTKRCKDTLTRSDQGLFGIVQGGMYEDLRKYCADELINMDLPGYAIGGLSVGEPKEMMYSVLDYTANYLPTNKPRYLMGVGTPDCLVEGVKRGIDMFDCVFPTRVGRNGTAMTWNGRMIIKNAEFEHDFGPIDENCDCYTCRNYSRAYIRHLVKVNEVFGLRLLTLHNLHFLIDFMKKMRQSIIDDKFVQFYDKFAYKYISK; from the coding sequence ATGCCAGCTATTACCTATGAACTAATAAAACAATGTCCTGTTACCGGTGCACGCGCAGGAATATTACATACACCACATGGCAGTTTCGAAACCCCAATTTTTATGCCAGTGGGAACACAAGCTTCAGTAAAAACTTTATCACCAGAAGAACTAAAACAGCTTGGCGCAGGAATAATCCTCAGCAATACTTATCATTTATTCTTACGACCTGGTACAAATATAGTCCGTGAGGCGGGCGGACTGCATAAATTTATGAATTGGGACAGGGGTATTCTTACAGACAGTGGTGGTTTCCAAGTATTCAGTCTCGGAGATCTACGAAAAATCTCCGAAGAAGGGGTTGAATTCAGGTCACATATTGATGGTTCCAAAAAATTTCTATCCCCGGAAATAGCCACAAAAGCCCAAATGGATCTAGGTGCTGATATAATAATGGCTTTTGACGAATGTATTCCTTATCCAGCTGAATATGATTATGCCAAAAAATCTACACAAAGAACTCTGCGCTGGACTAAACGCTGTAAAGACACATTAACCAGGTCTGATCAGGGATTATTTGGTATTGTCCAGGGTGGTATGTATGAAGACCTGCGTAAATACTGTGCTGACGAATTAATTAACATGGATCTGCCTGGATATGCCATTGGCGGATTAAGTGTAGGAGAACCCAAGGAAATGATGTACAGCGTTCTCGATTATACTGCTAATTATCTTCCTACTAATAAGCCGCGCTATCTCATGGGCGTAGGTACTCCTGACTGTCTGGTGGAAGGTGTTAAGCGTGGTATTGATATGTTCGACTGTGTATTTCCGACAAGAGTCGGCAGGAATGGTACTGCCATGACTTGGAATGGCAGAATGATCATCAAAAATGCTGAATTTGAACATGATTTCGGCCCTATTGATGAAAATTGTGATTGTTATACCTGCCGTAATTATTCCCGGGCATATATCAGACATTTGGTTAAAGTAAACGAAGTTTTTGGCCTGCGGCTTTTAACTCTTCATAATCTGCATTTTCTTATTGACTTTATGAAAAAAATGCGGCAGTCAATAATAGATGACAAGTTTGTCCAGTTTTATGATAAGTTTGCATATAAATATATATCTAAGTAG
- a CDS encoding 5-formyltetrahydrofolate cyclo-ligase, whose translation MTQLTQNKKKLRQRMLSIRHSLAREKIIEQSILINNLCLTSKIYEKASCIMAYAAMQDEVQTDIILKDTLARGKTLCLPYITDLKKGLMKATVVNSLTDLVPGKAGILSLPANKISFIQPQAINLIIVPGVAFSLTKNRLGMGGGFYDRFLPQAKNAISVGFFFSCQESISLPINGYDVPLDTIFTEKGII comes from the coding sequence ATGACGCAGCTAACGCAAAATAAAAAAAAATTACGTCAGAGAATGCTCTCTATAAGACATTCTCTCGCGCGAGAAAAAATTATTGAACAAAGTATCCTCATAAATAATCTTTGCCTTACTTCTAAAATTTATGAAAAAGCATCCTGCATTATGGCCTATGCTGCAATGCAGGATGAAGTACAGACAGATATTATCCTTAAAGATACTTTGGCTAGGGGAAAAACACTATGCCTGCCTTATATTACCGATTTAAAAAAGGGGTTAATGAAAGCAACCGTAGTTAATAGTCTTACGGATCTTGTTCCGGGTAAAGCTGGTATTTTATCACTGCCTGCCAATAAAATTTCTTTTATACAGCCGCAGGCAATAAATCTTATTATTGTTCCAGGTGTTGCTTTTTCTCTTACTAAAAATCGTCTTGGTATGGGTGGTGGATTCTATGATAGATTTTTACCACAAGCTAAAAATGCTATTAGTGTGGGGTTCTTTTTTTCCTGCCAAGAATCCATATCACTTCCTATTAATGGATATGATGTTCCTCTTGATACTATTTTCACAGAAAAAGGCATAATTTAA
- a CDS encoding TatD family nuclease-associated radical SAM protein, giving the protein MILYAAENGKFIEYTDAVAKLPQKKHNLYVNITNQCNCACTFCLRSLKKMPENHSLWLKKEPTISEIEAAFTHIDKNTVNEVVFCGFGEPTMRLETLISALQYVRKIWPEHNIRLNTNGLSSLYYNKDTAILFKDLLDTISISLNASNAQKYLAVTRTSLGLSAHKAMLKFAQECQKYIPHVILTIVDSIGREEITACQNLCQKYNLFLRIRPYEAN; this is encoded by the coding sequence ATGATTTTATACGCTGCTGAAAATGGTAAATTTATTGAATATACTGATGCTGTGGCTAAACTACCACAAAAAAAACATAATTTATATGTTAATATTACAAATCAATGCAACTGTGCCTGCACTTTTTGTTTGAGAAGTTTAAAAAAAATGCCTGAAAACCATTCTCTATGGCTAAAAAAAGAGCCTACTATAAGCGAAATCGAAGCAGCTTTTACACATATTGATAAAAACACTGTAAATGAAGTAGTCTTCTGTGGTTTTGGTGAACCTACCATGCGTTTAGAAACCCTTATTTCTGCTTTGCAATATGTTCGTAAAATTTGGCCGGAACACAATATACGTCTCAATACCAACGGGCTGTCCTCTTTGTATTATAACAAGGATACTGCAATTCTATTTAAAGACCTACTTGACACCATATCTATAAGTCTCAATGCATCCAATGCCCAAAAATATCTGGCTGTTACTCGTACATCTCTCGGCTTATCTGCCCATAAAGCTATGCTTAAATTTGCCCAAGAATGCCAAAAATATATACCACATGTTATCCTGACCATAGTCGACAGTATCGGCAGAGAGGAAATTACTGCTTGCCAAAATCTGTGCCAAAAATACAATCTATTTTTACGTATCCGTCCATATGAGGCGAACTAA